A single region of the Gasterosteus aculeatus chromosome 1, fGasAcu3.hap1.1, whole genome shotgun sequence genome encodes:
- the mmp13b gene encoding collagenase 3 produces MKALLLLALVAQTSALPLPPTGTDDWLLAERYLRRFYGLPPGLQGGESSSGAFQTKMREMQTFFKLKVTGNLDDNTLELMKSARCGVPDVGEYNHFPRQLKWPNNNLTFRILNYTPDLQKSAVDKAIRQALNVWSAVTPLTFKKLHQGNADIMISFGSKGHGDNSPFDGPNGQLAHAYPPGQGLGGDTHFDEDERWTVDSSDYNLFLVASHEFGHALGMDHSTDPGALMFSMYSYSTGFPLSQDDVAGIQALYGPNPKREVKPKPDAPTRCDPELSFDAVTELRGETLVFKDRFFWRLHPQIPEPHQTQIMSTWPSLPNKVDAAYEYPEKDRVLVFRGIRMWALNGYNVVDGYPKYIHTLGFPKTVREIDAAVHIGDTGKTLFFADEEYWRFDEATGTMDSGFPRSFEDDFPGMGDEVDAAVYHNGILSFFHEQIQYEYSYTSRKVIGIRRTNSILDC; encoded by the exons ATGAAGGCTCTTCTGCTGCTGGCGCTGGTCGCCCAGACCTCCGCTCTGCCCCTGCCCCCCACGGGGACAGACGACTGGCTTTTAGCCGAG AGGTACCTGCGTCGGTTCTACGGCCTCCCCCCTGGTCTCCAGGGTGGAGAGAGCTCCTCGGGCGCCTTTCAGACcaagatgagggagatgcagactTTCTTCAAACTGAAG GTGACCGGGAACCTGGACGACAACACTTTGGAGCTGATGAAAAGCGCCAGATGTGGCGTCCCGGACGTCGGGGAGTACAACCACTTCCCTCGACAACTCAAATGGCCAAACAACAACCTCACATTCAG GATATTAAATTACACGCCGGACCTGCAGAAGTCGGCTGTGGACAAAGCCATCCGCCAAGCGCTGAACGTCTGGTCCGCTGTCACCCCTCTGACCTTTAAGAAGCTGCACCAGGGCAACGCTGACATCATGATCAGTTTTGGAAGTAAAG GACACGGAGACAACAGCCCCTTTGACGGGCCCAACGGACAGCTCGCTCACGCCTACCCACCGGGCCAAGGCCTCGGAGGAGACACTCACTTTGATGAGGATGAACGCTGGACCGTAGACTCATCAG actACAACCTGTTTCTTGTGGCGTCCCACGAGTTTGGCCACGCCCTCGGCATGGACCATTCCACGGACCCGGGCGCCCTGATGTTCTCCATGTACTCGTACTCGACAGGCTTCCCGCTGTCCCAGGACGACGTCGCAGGCATTCAAGCTCTCTACG GCCCAAACCCGAAACGGGAAGTGAAGCCAAAGCCCGACGCACCCACCAGATGTGACCCAGAGTTGAGCTTTGATGCCGTCACAGAGCTCAGAGGGGAAACCCTCGTCTTCAAAGACAG ATTCTTCTGGCGTCTCCATCCTCAGATCCCGGAGCCCCACCAGACGCAGATCATGTCCACCTGGCCTTCCCTTCCCAACAAGGTGGACGCGGCGTACGAGTACCCAGAGAAGGATCGAGTCCTCGTATTCAGAG GGATCCGAATGTGGGCTTTGAACGGATACAACGTCGTGGACGGCTACCCAAAGTACATCCACACACTCGGTTTCCCCAAGACAGTGAGGGAAATAGATGCGGCTGTGCACATCGGAGACACCGGGAAAACTCTGTTCTTCGCCGACGAGGAGTATTGGAG GTTCGATGAAGCGACGGGCACCATGGACAGCGGCTTCCCGCGGTCATTCGAGGACGACTTTCCAGGGATGGGCGACGAGGTCGACGCAGCTGTGTATCACAATG GAATCTTGAGTTTCTTCCACGAACAAATACAGTACGAGTACAGTTACACCTCGAGGAAGGTCATCGGCATCAGGAGGACCAACTCCATTCTTGActgttga